The Acropora palmata chromosome 10, jaAcrPala1.3, whole genome shotgun sequence genome contains a region encoding:
- the LOC141895340 gene encoding failed axon connections homolog: MALEQPVEYDHLFYSLLFVPCALIFVVLVIFVQGVVFFVRLNFKPKKTARKGVVLLHQMPPNGRVLSVSPSCLKLETYLRMCKIPYESEYGFRMSRKGKVPWIELNEKSVTDSNFIVRFLNDEFHVYPDVHLSAEEKAVAHTMLVTLEENTYWTLIYYSFVTDIADTRIMSPFLTVMPFPLKYVMSWFASRYMQNYLWSHGIGRHSSEDLYKIAEEDLRAVSQLLGNKKFVMGDNPCLLDAALFGLVSVFIWNVPRSPQAKLIRSQLKNLEQHCYHIKEEYFPDWDQLMLKHKQWF, from the exons ATGGCTCTCGAGCAACCTGTGGAATATGACCACTTGTTTTATTCCCTTCTGTTCGTACCATGTGCTTTGATTTTCGTTGTTTTAGTCATTTTTGTCCAAGGTGTTGTTTTCTTCGTAAGACTGAATTTTAAACCCAAGAAAACAGCTCGCAAAGGAGTGGTTCTCTTGCATCAAATGCCTCCAAACGGTCGTGTTTTGAGTGTGTCTCCTTCATGCCTTAAACTGGAAACGTATTTGCGAATGTGCAAGATTCCTTACGAAAGCGAGTATGGCTTTAGAATGTCTCGTAAAGGAAAAGTTCCTTGGATAGAGCTAAATGAAAAATCTGTGACGGATTCTAACTTCATAGTTCGTTTTCTCAACGATGAGTTTCACGTCTATCCTGATGTTCATCTAAGTGCTGAAGAAAAAGCTGTTGCACACACCATGCTGGTTACACTTGAAGAAAATACATATTG GACATTAATCTACTACAGCTTCGTGACCGATATTGCAGACACGCGAATAATGTCGCCATTTCTGACTGTGATGCCTTTCCCATTGAAGTATGTCATGTCATGGTTTGCATCTAGATATATGCAGAATTACTTGTGGAGCCATGGAATAGGGCGGCATTCTAGTGAAGACCTCTATAAGATTGCTGAGGAAGACCTGAGAGCTGTGTCGCAATTATTGGGAAACAAAAAGTTTGTTATGGGTGACAATCCTTGTCTGTTAGATGCTGCCTTATTTGGATTAGTGTCTGTTTTTATCTGGAATGTTCCGAGAAGTCCTCAAGCGAAACTGATTCGATCCCAGTTAAAGAATTTGGAACAGCATTGTTACCACATCAAAGAGGAATACTTCCCTGACTGGGATCAGTTAATGCTTAAACATAAACAATGGTTTTAA